A section of the Brevinematales bacterium genome encodes:
- a CDS encoding DnaJ domain-containing protein — translation MDLTKNYYEILGLKKNATIDEIKKNYRKLVLKYHPDVSRTKETENMFRLINEAYSILSNPQLREKYDKKLSKSIDTNQYDLSPLIKVIDKIKENINIVVKSIQKVFDDISSDKFLEKLSNEELLQRLYFSDNELMKIAALKVIKQRKKKSVIPYLLEIKDRENIPIHLKNQIVNTLKELGYKNI, via the coding sequence ATGGATCTCACCAAAAATTACTACGAAATTCTAGGCCTTAAGAAAAACGCAACAATAGATGAAATAAAGAAAAACTATAGAAAACTTGTTTTAAAATACCATCCTGACGTATCAAGAACAAAAGAAACCGAAAATATGTTTAGATTGATAAATGAAGCTTACTCCATATTATCAAACCCCCAATTGAGAGAAAAGTATGACAAAAAACTCTCCAAAAGCATAGACACAAATCAGTATGATTTATCACCCCTCATAAAGGTTATAGACAAGATAAAGGAGAATATAAATATAGTAGTAAAAAGTATCCAAAAAGTTTTCGACGATATATCATCAGACAAATTCTTAGAAAAGTTGTCAAACGAAGAACTTTTACAAAGGCTATACTTTTCAGACAACGAACTCATGAAAATAGCCGCACTGAAAGTAATAAAACAGAGGAAAAAGAAATCAGTAATACCCTATCTACTCGAAATCAAGGACAGAGAAAATATACCAATACACCTCAAAAACCAAATAGTCAACACTCTCAAAGAGTTAGGTTACAAAAACATCTAA
- a CDS encoding thioredoxin family protein, with the protein MAVESRKIEIGSVMPRFTLKDPFGKEYSSESLIGSKGLLVVFTCNHCPYAQAIWPRLIKLSYDITTKGINVVAINPNSANKEYPDDSVDEMIKRIKDWQIPFPYLVDTDQSVAKSYGAECTPDIYLIDTNMRLFYHGRFDDNWKDINSVKKEDLKEACYLLIEGKEPPSEQYPSMGCSIKWVY; encoded by the coding sequence ATGGCAGTTGAATCTAGGAAAATAGAAATTGGTTCTGTAATGCCACGATTTACTCTAAAAGATCCTTTTGGAAAGGAATACTCTTCTGAAAGTCTTATCGGAAGTAAAGGACTCTTAGTAGTTTTCACTTGTAATCATTGTCCTTACGCACAAGCAATATGGCCTCGGCTAATAAAGCTATCATACGATATCACAACTAAAGGTATAAATGTAGTAGCAATAAATCCAAACTCCGCCAACAAAGAATATCCTGATGATTCAGTTGATGAAATGATAAAAAGAATTAAAGATTGGCAAATACCCTTTCCCTACCTAGTCGACACAGATCAAAGTGTAGCAAAATCATACGGCGCTGAATGTACTCCTGACATATATCTTATAGATACAAATATGAGACTGTTTTATCATGGTAGATTTGATGACAATTGGAAAGATATAAATAGCGTAAAGAAAGAAGATCTCAAAGAAGCTTGCTATTTACTAATAGAAGGCAAAGAGCCCCCATCCGAACAGTACCCATCTATGGGATGCTCAATAAAATGGGTTTACTAA
- a CDS encoding ATP-binding protein, producing MKDELSQILKNTIERIERVPVSTISKLLETLYYERVRILELLNYGVKWSILIVSRNKKVLFYNEFTLKWGILSKEGNEVYLNDAFGEVLDGLISKLLKENVECTSIDIPLNLRDDVIGGVLKERFFRIECSTLDFQEFFVMVFDKTYEFVDNIDKFQDEVVKSLSNIVSGVAHEIKNPLSSIYLHTKIIKKLIEKRDLKVDYIINEIDIILSEIERLNEIVNNVMFSLRPYKYKEKYENVNKIVEGIVELLLPEIRSKKISIEMSLDEGIPMILCDKDLIKQVFINLIKNSIESIDNPNGLISIKTYFVSRIEGDFVVVEVKDNGKGIPDEVKHRIFEPFFTTKDNGTGLGLSIVYRIIKLHKGFIDFSSREGETIFKVFLPVSSSTRELGYYKNQ from the coding sequence ATGAAAGACGAACTATCGCAGATTCTTAAGAATACAATAGAAAGAATAGAAAGGGTACCTGTATCGACTATATCCAAGTTGCTTGAGACTCTTTATTACGAAAGAGTAAGGATATTGGAACTTTTAAACTATGGTGTTAAGTGGTCTATATTAATAGTTAGCAGAAACAAAAAAGTTTTATTTTATAATGAATTTACTCTAAAATGGGGTATATTGTCCAAGGAGGGTAATGAAGTTTATTTAAATGATGCTTTTGGTGAGGTTTTAGATGGTCTTATTAGTAAGCTTCTAAAGGAGAATGTTGAATGCACTAGTATTGATATACCTCTAAACTTAAGAGATGATGTGATAGGTGGAGTTTTGAAAGAACGGTTTTTTAGGATAGAATGTTCAACTTTGGATTTTCAGGAATTTTTCGTAATGGTTTTTGATAAGACTTATGAGTTTGTAGATAATATTGATAAATTTCAAGATGAAGTTGTTAAATCTTTGTCAAATATAGTTTCAGGGGTTGCGCACGAGATAAAAAATCCTCTTTCTTCAATATATCTACATACAAAGATAATAAAAAAGTTGATTGAAAAAAGAGATTTAAAAGTCGATTACATAATTAACGAAATTGATATTATACTTTCTGAAATAGAGAGGTTGAATGAAATAGTCAATAATGTTATGTTTTCATTAAGACCATATAAGTATAAAGAAAAGTATGAAAACGTAAACAAGATAGTGGAAGGTATAGTTGAACTTTTACTTCCTGAAATTAGAAGTAAAAAGATATCTATTGAAATGAGTTTGGATGAAGGGATTCCGATGATTTTGTGTGATAAAGACTTGATAAAACAGGTTTTTATTAATCTGATAAAAAATTCGATAGAATCAATTGACAATCCTAATGGTTTGATTTCGATCAAAACATACTTTGTGAGTAGAATTGAGGGAGATTTTGTTGTAGTTGAGGTTAAAGATAATGGTAAAGGTATACCTGATGAAGTTAAGCATAGAATTTTTGAACCATTTTTTACTACAAAAGACAATGGAACTGGACTTGGTTTGAGTATAGTTTATAGAATAATAAAACTTCACAAGGGTTTTATTGACTTTTCTTCTAGAGAAGGAGAAACGATTTTCAAAGTTTTTCTACCAGTTTCTTCAAGTACTAGAGAACTTGGGTACTATAAAAATCAATAA